In Paenibacillus durus, the DNA window CCGCATTAACGGCATCAAACTGAAAAACCGGCTGATCCGGTCCGCTACTCATGAGGGGTTGGCGGATAAGTCCGGTCACCTGACGGATGAAGTCCTGAAGGTATATCAAGATCTCGCCGAGGGAGGCGTCGGTCTGATTATTACGGGGGTTGCTTATATTACCGAAGACTCGAAGTATTTGCACGGAATGATGGGGTTCTACGATGACTCTCTTATTCCGGAGTACCGGAAAATGACGGATGTCGCGCATGACAATGACTGCCCGATCATCATACAGCTTGCGTATGCCGCCAAAGACGGTGAAATGTGGACGGCGGATGCCCCGTCGAACGAAGAAATCAAAGCTATTGTTGAGCCCTTTGGGGAGAGTGCCCTGCGAGCGAAACGGGCCGGCTTTGACGGTGTGCAAATTCATGCAGGCCACAGGTATTTTCTAAGCCAGCTTCTTAGTCCAAGCAAGAACGGTCGGCAGGATGAATACGGCGGGAGCCTGGAGAACAGATCGAGACTGATTATAGAGATTTACGATGAAATAAGGAGACGGGCGGGCGAAGACTTCGGTGTGTTTATCAAGCTGAACAGTACCGATTTGGATGGTGACGATGAGGTGTTCACGTCATGCCGATATTTGTGCAAGCAGCTCGCTGACCGAGGCATAGACGGAATTGAAATCAGCGGGGGATACGGTCCGTTCATGCCAGGCCGAGCGTTTCCCTACAAGGAATCCGTGCTTCGAGACGATGCGGTGCTCATTGCTAAGGATGTTCAGGTTCCCGTTATATTGGTTGGGCTGAACCGAACACCGGCCGTGATGGAAGAAATACTGGGTACGACGGACATCGAATATTTTGCCATCTCGCGGCCCCTGATCCATCAGCCGGATCTTCCAAATCTGTGGCGGGAGCAGGCCAGCCAGCATACTTGAACATATCAATGGAAAGGATGTCGATCCTATGAACAAAATTACGGATACCGTAACGCTCCATAACGGCGTCAAAATGCCGCGGCTGGGGTTTGGCGTATATCAGGTTGAGGACGGTCGCCAGGTGGAGCAGTCGGTGCTGTCCGCACTGCGCGCGGGCTATCGAAGCATCGACACGGCAGAAGCCTATTTTAATGAAGACGGAGTGGGAAGAGCGATTAGGGCAAGCGGCGTACCTCGGGAAGAGCTATTCGTCACGACAAAAGTCTGGAATACCAACCAGGGCTACGAAACGACGCTTCAAGCGTTTGAGAACAGCAGAAAAAGGCTCGGTCTTGAGTATATTGATCTCTATCTGATCCACTGGCCCGCGAGAGGAAAGTATCTGGAAGCCTGGAGGGCTTTTGAAAAATTATACCGGGAAGGCTATGTGCGCGCCATCGGGGTGTGCAACTGCCATGAGCAGCATTTAAACGTGATTATGCAAAATTATGAGACCGTGCCGATGGTCAATCAGGTGGAGTTGCATCCGCTGCTGTCGCAGGAACGGCTGCGCGCTTTTTGCCGGGACAACGGCATTCAAATCGAGGCCTGGGCCCCGCTGATCCGGGGGCAGTTAAACATCCCCGTGCTGTGGGAACTGGGAAGAAAATACGGCAAGACGCCTGCGCAAATTGTTCTCCGCTGGGATTTGCAGCACGGAATCATCACCATTCCCAAGTCGGTTCATGACAGCCGGATTCGGGAGAATGCCGACATTTTTGATTTTGAACTTGCCGAGGAAGATATGAGAGCCATCGATGCGTTAAACCGTAATGCCCGCTGGGGGCCGGACCCCGACAACTTCAACTTTTGAGGCAATGGGAAGCCTGAAGTACGCTACGGATGGAGTTCGCCCAGCGGAAACTCCTCGTGCGAGAGCCTCCAATTGTCCACCCATAGCTTAGTTAGTTCGATGAATTTGCTTGTCGCAGGGGAAGCATGCTTCATGGAGGGGATGACGATTCCGAGCGACCGGGAGTTGGGAGCCTCAAGTTCCAGCATGGAGACCTGGTGGTCCCGGCTGCTTAGAATCATCTCCGAGATAATACTGAT includes these proteins:
- a CDS encoding NADH:flavin oxidoreductase translates to MKTLFDETRINGIKLKNRLIRSATHEGLADKSGHLTDEVLKVYQDLAEGGVGLIITGVAYITEDSKYLHGMMGFYDDSLIPEYRKMTDVAHDNDCPIIIQLAYAAKDGEMWTADAPSNEEIKAIVEPFGESALRAKRAGFDGVQIHAGHRYFLSQLLSPSKNGRQDEYGGSLENRSRLIIEIYDEIRRRAGEDFGVFIKLNSTDLDGDDEVFTSCRYLCKQLADRGIDGIEISGGYGPFMPGRAFPYKESVLRDDAVLIAKDVQVPVILVGLNRTPAVMEEILGTTDIEYFAISRPLIHQPDLPNLWREQASQHT
- a CDS encoding aldo/keto reductase, which codes for MNKITDTVTLHNGVKMPRLGFGVYQVEDGRQVEQSVLSALRAGYRSIDTAEAYFNEDGVGRAIRASGVPREELFVTTKVWNTNQGYETTLQAFENSRKRLGLEYIDLYLIHWPARGKYLEAWRAFEKLYREGYVRAIGVCNCHEQHLNVIMQNYETVPMVNQVELHPLLSQERLRAFCRDNGIQIEAWAPLIRGQLNIPVLWELGRKYGKTPAQIVLRWDLQHGIITIPKSVHDSRIRENADIFDFELAEEDMRAIDALNRNARWGPDPDNFNF